CGACGAGATTGAGATCATGGCTGATGAAAATCATCGCCATGCCAAGCCGGCTTTTCAGATCGGTCAAGAGCGCCAATATGCGCGCGGCGACCGTGACATCGAGCGCCGTCGTCGGCTCGTCGGCGATGAGAATTTCGGGATTGCAGGCGATCGCCATTGCAATCGCGATGCGCTGGCATTGGCCGCCGGACAATTCATGCGGATAGGCGCGCCAGCGCCGCGCCGGCGCATCGATGCCGACCATTTCGATGAGCTCGAGGCTGCGCAGCTTCGCCGCGCCGCGCGCGAGCCCGGCGCGCAGACGCAAAACATCGACGATCTGGCGCCCGACCGGAAACAAAGGATCGAGCGCCGACATGGGCTCTTGAAAGATCATGGCGATACGGCGGCCACGAATCGCATCGAGCATTTTGCTCCGCGCATGCAATAGCTCAGTGCCTTCGAAGCTGACGGAGCCGGTCGCGCTCGCGCCCTCTGGCAGAAGACCAAGCACCGAGAGCGCCGCAAGGCTCTTGCCCGAACCCGATTCGCCGATCAGCGCCAGCGTCTGGCCGCGCCGGAGATCGAGCGAAAGCCCAGTGACCGCTTCATGCGCGCCAAAGCCGATGCGAAGATCGCGCAATGCGAGAAAATGATCACTCATTGCGAATGGCCTTCGACAGCTTGCGTCAACGCATCGCCGAGAATGTTCAGCGCCGCCAACGTGAGCGCCAGGACCAGCGCTGGAAAAATGAGAAGATAGGGTGCGCTCTGGATCATCCGCGCGCCATCGGCGATCAAGAGCCCGAGACTCGTCAACGGCTCCTGCACGCCCAATCCCAAGAAGGAGACGAAGCTTTCGGCGAGAATCACGCGCGGCACGAGCAGCGTGAGAAAGGCCGCGATCGGCGCCAGCATATTGGGCAGAACATGCCGCCAGAAAATCGCGGCAGGCCCGGCGCCCAGAGCCTCTGCGGCCGCGACATAATCGCGGCGCTTCACCGACAGCGTCTCGCCGCGCACGATCCGCGCCATGTCGAGCCATTCGACGGCGCCGATCGCGACGAAGATCAAAATGAAATTGCGGCCCAGGAAGACGGTGAGCAAGATCACGAAGAAGATGAAGGGCAGCGCATACAGGATCTCGACGAGGCGCATCATCGCGAGATCGAGCCTGCCGCCGACATAGCCGGCGATGCCGCCGTAGGCGACGCCGAGCGACAGCGCGACGAGCGTGGCAAGTAATCCGACCGCAAGCGAGATGCGCAGCGCGATGAAGATACGCGCCAAAAGATCGCGGCCATTGCTGTCCGTGCCGCAGGGAAAGACGAAGCGGCGGAGCGGCAGATAGAGGCTGAGCTTGCGGCCAGCGTCGGCGCGGGCAACGACATGCGCGGGCATGAAAATATCGGAATGGGTGAAATAGCGCAAAAGCCGCTCGTCGATCGGCTTTTCAGCGGCAAGCTCGATCGTCACAGCCTTCTGGCCGACCGAGGATTGGATGATGGCGACATGCATGCGCTGCGAAAAATCATCGAGCGCGGCGACGGTCTCTCGGATCGTCGGATGCGCGGCGAAAGACGGCGCGACGAGCACGAAATCGCGATAGACGCGATCATAGGGATGCGGATAGAACCAGGGACCGACAAGGGCTGCGAGCGCCAAGCCGAAGAGACCCACGAGGCTCGCGATGGCGCTCTTGCGGCGTAGCAGCCGGCGCATGAAGCTCGGCCCCTCAGCGCGCGGGGGAAGATCGATCGCCTCATCCATGGGCATTAGTCCTGCCGAACTCTCGGGTCGATCCATCCATAAAGTACATCGACGAAAACATTGAAGACGATGACCAGAGCCGCGACGACGATCACCGTGCCGAGCACCAGCGTATAGTCGCGACCGAGCGCGGCGAAGACGAAATAGCGGCCTATGCCAGGAATGCCGAACACGGTTTCGACGACGACGGAGCCGGTGAGCAGATTGGCCGCCATCGGCCCAAGATAGGAGAGAACCGGCAGAAAGGCGCCGCGCAAAGCATGCGCATAGACGACACGCCCCGGCAGGCCGAAGGCGCGCAAGGTGCTGATCGAAGGCGCGCGCAACACATCGCCTAAGGCTGCTGTCAGAAGCCGCGCAATCACCGCCATCTGCGGCAGAGCGAGAGTCGCCACCGGCAAGACTTGGTTTTGCCAGGCACCGTCATTCCAGCCGCCGACCGGCAGGCTCCGCAGCGTCAGGCCGAAGATCAATTGCAGCAGCGGCGCGATCACGAAGCTCGGCACCGCGATCGCCAACAGCGCAAAAGCGCCAACCGCGCGCGCCGCCAGTCCGTGCCGGCGCACGGCGGCGATAAGGCCAAGCGCAACGCCGCCGAAAAGCGCGACGATCAAAGCCTCCCCGCCGAGAGTGAGCGAAACGGGGAGCGCTCTTGCGAAAAGCGCGGCGACGGTGAAATCGCGCCAGCGCAGGCTGGGACCGAGGTCGCCATGCAAAAGCCCCCAAAGATAGAAGCCGAATTGCTGCGGCAGGGGCCGATCGAGCCCGTAAAGCGCCTTGAGATGTTGCAAGGTCTGCGGATCGATCGCGCGTTCCGCATCGAACGGGCCACCCGGTGCCAAATGCATCAGAATGAATGCAATGGCCACGACCGCGAGGAGCGTCGCTATCGAGGCTGCGAGACGCGCGAGACTATGTCGAAGCATGGGGAAGGCTTTGGTACGAGATGCGGCCGGCGCGGGCAGGCTGTGCACAAGCACATCCGGACGAACCGCATAGCCATATTATCATCACGCACATAGGCTTCACTTGGTTCGACATCAAACGGCTTGGTTGTTCGGGCATGTTCGTACATCTTCCATGCGGTCTTCATAGGGTATGCTTCGAAACTGCCTGAGATTTCAGCAGCAACCTATGGCAGGCAAAAGGAAATTCGGCCAAGGGCCGAGGCCGGCATGGTTTCATGCGCACGAGAACCGGGCAAAAAAGCTAAGTTTTTAGAACATGCACAGAACACGCCGAAATGTTCCTGCGTTTGCCGCGGGCCGCATATCGGTAATGTCGGAGCGAGGGGAGAGAAGACGATGGTTCGGGAAACGACGAGTATTCTCGTGGCCGCATTCGCGCTCTGCTTCGAATCCGCATTGGTATCGGGCGCGATCTTCCCGGTGTCCGCCCTTGCCCACGAATCTCATGGGGGAAGCCATGGCAAGGGCGGCGGCAAAGGCGGCGGCAAATTCGGCAAGACGCATTTCGGCGGTCTTCATTTCACCGGCCAGCGTTTTGGAACCGCGCATATGGCCGGCCGCGACCACGGCGTTTTGAAACACAGCGCCACTGCCGCCGATGCGCCCGGCGCAATGGCGCTTGCGCCTAATCGACCGGCCGCGGCGCCGAGGTTCCGCGCAATCCGTGGCCTCGAGCCGCGTGGGTTCAACCGCAATGCTTTCGGCGACACATGGAAATGGAACCATTGGGCCCGCGTTCACTGGGGCGCCGGTTGGAATTATTGGGGATCTGGATGGGGCTATTGGACCGGCTCGGTCTTCTCGCCCTTCCTTTACGGCGACGCGCTGAGTTTCGCACTCTGGCCCGATGCGCTCTATGATTCGTTCTTCGCTTATGGGCCCGACTATCTTTTAGCCTCCATCTTCTCGCCAGGGCCCCTCTATGGGGCCACCGAGGAAGCCAGCTATCCACTTTTCGACGTCTACGGCTATCCGCCCGACGCCAAAAATTATTATGGCTATTACCGCAGGCGGCAGCATCGCCGCCATGCCGCCGCGGCGGCCGACAGCGCCTCGCCCGCAGCAGATTGCAGCGGCCTTGCACCCGGGATCGCGAGCCTGCCCATCGACCGGATCAAAAGAGCGATCCGGGCAACCCCGCAACAGACGGAAATGCTGACTCAGCTCGGGACGGCCTCGACGCGGGCCGAGACTATTTTGCAAGGGTCCTGTCCGAGCACGCCGCCGCTGACTCCGGTTGGACGGCTCGACGCCGTCGCCACAAGGCTACATGCCATGATCCAGGCCATAGGCTTTCTCCGCACACCCCTCACGACTCTCGACGAATCGCTCGACGACAAGCAAAGGGAGCGACTGGCCACGCTTGGCGGACGCAGCAAATACCGACATGCCGGCGTTGCGATGAGCCAGGCGCCGGCCCGCGATCTCGCCGCGCTCTGTAAAAAACAAGCGACGGGATTCACGCTCCTGCCGGTGCAGCGGATCGAGGATATCGTGACGCCGACCGCGGCGCAGAAATCGGCATTCGAAGCCTTGAAGAGCGCATCGACCACGGCCGCGGCGAACCTCGATGCGTCCTGTCCGGGCGACGTGCCGGAAACTTTGGCCGGTCGTCTCGATGCGGTCGTCAACCGGCTCAACGCTTTGGCCGAGGCGGTCAGCATCGTGAAGCCGCCTCTGACGAAATTTTACGCGACCTTGAGCGACGAACAAAAGGCGCGCTTCAATGTGATCGGAGGCATCCAGGACACGAATGCGCCGACGCAGGAGCATTAGCGGATACGATTTCCTGCGATAGGGCGGGCAAAAGCGCGGCCAAAGGCGCCTTCGACGATCCACCCTTCGGTCTCAGGGTTTGCCGGGTGCCCAAGCCCGGCCTTCATACATGAAGGTCAGAGGCCGCGGCCCCTGCGCATAATCCTTATGCAGTTCGGAAATGACGAAGCCGGCACCGCGGACCAGATCATCGACTTTGCGATCGAGATGGCAGCCGCCGGCGACATGACGCCATAACGGCGTGAGTCGGTGCTGCCATTTGGCGACGGAAGGCTCGGGCGAGAGCCCATGTTCGACGAAAAACAAAGCGCCGCCGGGCTTCAACACGCGGCGCATTTCAGCCAGCGCAGCAAGCGGATCGGCAATGGAGCAAAGGCTCCATGTCATCACCACGGCATCGACCGCCGCATCCTCCAAGGGGATGGAAATCGCGGAGGCTTGCAAAAGATCCACCTTCGTTCTGGTCTCGGCGGCACGCACGCGTGCCATGGCGAGCAGATGTTCCGAGGGATCCAGACCGACAAGCTCGACGTCGCCGCTGTAAATCGGCAGGTTCAAACCGGAACCTATGCCAATTTCGAGCACGCGACCGCGGGCCACCGGCACTACCGCCTGTCGATAGGCCAGCAATTGGCTTTGCCGCATGGCGAAGTCGAGCAAGGGCGGCAAAATGAAACGATCATAGAAATTCATGCATGCTCGATCGTCATGATTGCATTCGCTCGCCATCCGCCGCGTTGGCGAGGGTGGGATACGATTTGTTTAGTCTGCCCTTTTGCGATCACGCTCAAAACTGAATCGTCGTGCGCAAGCCAAAAACGGTGGCATCCGCGATCGGCTGCGCCGGATCGTTCGGATTGGGAAGCGATCCGCCGGGATTGAACACATATTGGAAATCCGGCTGCAACGTCCACCAAGGCGCCATCTGGATTTGATAGGTGAGTTCGAGCACGGTTTCGCTGCGTCCGTTCGGGTACCCGCCGCCGGAATAGAGTCCCGGTTCCATATCCAATTGGGTGGTCTGATTGCTGACCCGGGTATAGATGAGGCCCGCTCCTGCCACATCATCCGGTCGACCAGGGATGATGCCCTTATAATTCGCGCCGGTATAGAGATCGAAATCGACCAGATTCCGATCGCTCGGCGCACCCATGAAGCGGAAGAACAGGCCGAGACCCTGATCCTTCGTTCCGGGGACGCGATAGACCATCTGGTCGGCAACCGCGTAGGCGCTCCAGTTGCCGCTATGGTACAATGATGCATCGCTGGCCGCCGGATCACTCAGCGGCAGCCCCTCATATACCTGCCGCTGATCGGCAGACGCATTCGAATTGTACCAGACGCCGGCTTTATAGGTGCCCGGCAGGCCAATCGGATGGTCACCGCCATTGATGGCATATTGGGCTTCGGTAATCGCGAACACGCCTTTGTTGACACGAAAAGACGTGCCCGAGCCATTATCCTCGGGATTGCCGTTGAAGACAGCGGCGAGCAGAGTCAGCTGATCCGTCGGCTGCACTTTCAGCCGAATTCCGGGCGTGGCGAGCGGATAAGCGGGACCGCCTTCGGGAAGATCGAGTGCGGCGAGCGTCGGCCAGCCGAAGCCCGAATTGACGAAAAACGCGCCATATTGGCTGATGAGGAATTCCTGGTCGGCGGCAAGCTGGCCGACGCGGATCGACGCCTTGCCGTCAAAGAAAGACTGATCGTAGCGAAGCTCGAAGAGACGGGTCGAGGGCGGCGCCTCTATGCTGCTGACAACGTTCAGATTATCGAGATTATTGGCGGTCAGCCCGCGGCCGTGAATCTGGTAGGCGCTGGCGTAGAATGTGCCATCGGGAAAGCTGAGCAGCTTTTGCGTATCGACGGAGAGGCTCATTAAGGTGGCGCCCTCGTAGATCGCACCTTGACGAATGCCGCCGCTCGGATTGCCGAGCACTTCGCTCGTTTCCAGTACATTGAAGCTGACGCCCTTGGCGGCGAGCGCGCTGCGGACGCCGCCGAGATCACCGAGCAGCTTGTCGCGCGTCCAGAGGCTGTCGCTTTGTGCCGGTGCCGGATTATTTGCTTGCGCCGTTCCCGCCGTGGGCGGGGTCGCAGTAGCGGGCGCCACCGATTGCGCCAGCGCCGGCGACGTGGCGGCAACGGCCAAAATCGCGGCAGCGGGGACGGCCAGCGACCAGTCGCGGTATTTCCAAATGCGCGCATTTAAAGAAAGGAACAACATGGGCCCCCATGCCGGGACGAGCGAAGAATGAGCGATGACTATCTACAAATTAAAATGCAAGTGATGTGACGCTAACGCAATGGCAACAAACTGTTCTCAACCGCAGCGGAACCGCACAGAAATTTGCAATGGATCAAATTGCAAGGAAGATGATGCGGTATCGCGCTGTCATCCCGTCGCCACGACTTTCGCTTGATGATTAGATACGCGCCAGGTACGTAAATTATTCAGTCGACGTTCTTGCCGACGTCGCAATTCCTGCACTCTCGGCACCCCGGCCAGCATGCCGCACGGTCGCCGCGAGAAGCAAGATCAGGACGGCGCAAAGCGCGATCGGGACAAAGCCCATGACCGGCAGACGCGTCCATTCCCACAGCCAGCCGCTGACGAGCGACACGGCCATTGCGCAACTATAGCTGATCGTGAACATGCCGGCCGATGTCCGGGGCACGTCTTCCGACGCGCTGAGGATCGAAGGAAGCGCCAAGACCAGGATCAGCGTGGTCGCATTGGCAAAGCCAAGCAGCGCGGACCAGGCGACGATCCAAAGCCCGCTCATGGTCATGATGCCGATGATGCTGAGGAACGACAAAGCGCCGGTCGCAACATAAGCCCATGGCCGTGTCGCCAGCCGTCCGGCCAGAGCGAACATCAGCACCGAGGCTGGCAGTTGAAAGAGATTCAGCGCGGTCAGCGCACTGCCGATCAAATCCGGACGCCCCGCGGCGATCATGTAATCGGGCAGAAATGCATTGGCGACGAAGTAGAGCGCATTGACGCTGCCGAGCAGAATGCCAAGCCGCCAAATGAGCGGATGTTTCCAATCCGGCCACCAAGCCGCGCCCGTCGTCGCGCGCGCCGATTTTGGCGCCGTCATCGGTCGGCGCGCCGTCAAAACGAGAAGCGCCGTCGCCACGACCGGGAGCGCCCAGACCATCAAGCTCAGCCGCCAACTATCGCCAACGAGCGGCAAGACAAAAGGGATCGTGAGTGCGGCGGCCAAGATCTCGCCGACCAGAAGCCCATTCGTATAGATCGCCGTGGCAAAGCCGATCCGATGCGGAAACCAGGTTCTGACCAGCGGTGGCAGGGCGGGCTGCATGACCGACACGCCGGCCGCCATGACGATCGTCGCTGCGTAGAGGAAACCGGAATCGGGGACCGCACCGCGTCCTGCCGCGGCGAGCGCGTTGAGGAGCAGCCCGACCAGGAGAGTTGCCTTTATGCCGAAGCGGGCAATCAGCAGAGCGCCGGGGATGGCGGCAATCGAAAACAGCAGGGGCGGCAGGCTCGAGAGCAGGCCCACTCCCGACTCGGTGAGGTGCAAATCGGCGTGCAGCCGCGGCATGAGCGGCGGCACCGCCAAGACGGTGAGCCGCAGGCAAGCGCCCGCCAGCCATAGTAGGATGAGAGAGGCTAGTGCCCCCCGCGGGGAAGAGGGGACATTCGCATCGCCGCTGCGCACAATTCTTTCTCACCCCGAGCTTCGGCGCGTCGGTGCGATCCTGCATCTCATGCGATCAGCGCCACCCATCGCGCCGCATGCCGATTGCGCATCGCGGCCGCCAAGCTAATTCGGCGCATGGCAGGACGCCATTGCACCGGCCGATTTGCTTGGGGATGATTTCGGAATTCGCCTGAAAAAACTGGAGCGGGCGAAGGGATTCGAACCCTCGACCCCAACCTTGGCAAGGTTGTGCTCTACCCCTGAGCTACACCCGCATCCGTGCCGCAGCATCGCCGCGTTCGGGGTATATGCCGCAATCTCGAACCGATTGCAACAAGCTGCCGAGACCCTTTGGCAAAAGCGCGGCGCCGGCGGCGGCCACCGGTACGCTTCTGACGGAAAAGACTGTAGACATTTCCCGCGCCGGCATGTTCCAACACCGCTGGACGGCGAGACTTTTTCAATCCGGCTTGATGGATTGGCGAGCGCACCCGATCTTATTCGATATATATTTGGCATGCTGGTTCCATCCGACCTGGACTTCCTGGAAGAGGCGGGGGACATATTTTTGCATGCTATAGGGCGAGTCTCGGATCGCGCTGGAAGGGAGAGCCGCATATGGCGCAACAAGCAGCTCAGGACGCCACACTTACCGGCGGCCGAGAGGGTGGTACCCCGATCATCAAGGACACCGAGACGGCCACTTTTGGCGTCGACGTCCTGACCGAGTCCGCCCACCAGCCGGTTCTGGTGGATTTCTGGGCACCCTGGTGCGAGCCCTGTAAGCAATTGACGCCGGTTCTGGAAAAAGTCGTCAAATCGGCCGGCGGCAAGGTCAAGCTCGTAAAAATGAATATTGACGAGCATCCGCAGATCGCGGAACGGCTTGGCGTCCGTTCGATTCCAGCGATCATCGCGTTTCAGAAATCGCAGCCGATCGATGGCTTCATGGGGGCTCTGCCGGAAAGCCAGATTCGTGGCTTTATCGAGCGCCTCGTCGGGCCGCTCGGCGACGGCACCGAGCAACTGGCCGAGGCCGAGGCCGCCCTGGCCAAGGGCGAAGCCGCGAGCGCCTTGGAGGTCTTCTCGAATTTGCTCAGCCAAGATCCCGCCGATGTCGTTGCGCTCGGCGGTCTCATCCGCAGCTATGTTGCGCTGCAAGATATGGAGACGGCGGAGAGCTTGCTCGCGGGGATTCCGCCGGTCATCGCCAAGGACCCGGCGATCGTCGCGGCACGCGCAGCGCTCGAAAACGCGATTCAGGCGGCGTCGGTCGGGGATTTGTCAGAACTCGCGGTTCTGCTCTTGTCCGAGCCGGACAATCACAAGGCGCGTCTTGATCTCGCTGTGGCACTCAATGCGCTCGGGCGCCGCGAAGAGGCAGCCGACGCATTGCTCGAAATCGTCAAACGCGACCGCGGTTGGAACGACGATGGCGGCCGCAAGCAATTGCTGCAATTCTTCGAAGCCTGGGGCGGCATGGATCCCGCTACGATAACTGCCCGCCGCAAACTTTCTTCGCTGCTGTTTTCATAAACGGCCGGCACCTGCGCATGATCCTGGAAACCGGCGGGTTTGTCGGACAAGATCATGCGTCGGAACAAAGCGGTCGAGCCGCCGGCCCGACACCAAGAACTTGGAGCATGGTTTGGGAGGCGCACAGCTTTGCCGGATAGGGCTCCAGGGAAGGCACGAACCGATGGCCATGAACAATCCCTATAGCGCACCCGAAGAAGTGCCCAGTGTAATCGCCGTCTTTCCGCTGACCGGCGCGCTGCTGCTGCCGCGCGGCGAACTGCCGCTCAATATTTTCGAGCCGCGCTATCTCGCCATGATCGACGATGCGATGCGCTCGCATCGCGTCATCGGCATGATCCAACCGGAAGAAAATGCCGCCTATCGCGACACGCCAGGCCTGCTTACGGTCGGTTGCGCCGGCCGGATCACCCAGATCGCGGAAACCGGCGACGGGCGCTATCATCTGACCCTAACGGGAATTTCGCGTTTCCGTATCGTCGAAGAAATCGTCGCGATGACCCCCTACCGGCAATGCCGGATCGATTTCTCCGATTTTCATACCGACTTCACGCCACGGGTGGGCGAAAATGCCGTCGATCGCGAAAGCGTGCTGCGCACTTTGCGCGATTTCGCTGAAGCCAATCAGCTCCAGATCGATTGGACGAGCATTCATGAGGCGCCGAACGAAGCGCTCGTCAATGCGCTCTCGATGATGAGCCCCTATGGCCCGAAAGAGAAACAAGCGCTGCTCGAAGCCCCTGACCTCAAAGCCCGCGCCGAAGTTCTCGTCGCCATCACCGAAATCGAATTGGCGCGCGGCAAGAATGCATCGTCGCCGTTGCAATGACAAAGGACCGGAGCATGATGTCCGAGAAAGAGCAAAAGCCCAGAGCGAGCGAGGCGACGTCGGAACCGTTACGGATCGACCCGCGCCTGCTCGAGATCCTCGTCTGTCCGGTCACGAAGACGACGCTCGAATATGACGCACCGCATCAAGAATTGATCTCCCGCGCCGCAAAGCTCGCCTATCCGATTCGCGACGGCATCCCTATCATGCTGCCGGAAGAGGCGCGCAACATCGACGATTGATCGGTTTCGGCAGGAACCCTGAGCCGGTCTATTGCTTCCAATACCCTAGAGCGTTTTCTTGTCGATCGGACGGAAGCATCCGGTCAACAAAAAACCCTCAAAATCAATGCTCTAGCGGCGCAAGCCCGATGGAACCAATCTCGATACAATGGCCGATGCGATCGATGGTCTGACGCAAATTCTCGATCTCGAAACGATCGAGGATAATATCTTCCGCGGCCATAGTCCGCAGGTCGGCTGGCAACGCGTCTTCGGCGGTCTCGTCGTCGCTCAGGCGCTCGTCGCCGCCACCCGCACCGTGAACGCGCGTCCGCCGCATTCGCTGCACGGTTATTTCATGCTGCCCGGCGATCCATCCGTGCCGATCGTCTATGAAGTCGACCGCATCCGCGACGGCGCCAGTTTCACAACCAGGCGCTGCAATGCGATTCAGCACGGTCGGGCGATCTTTTCACTATCGGCCTCCTTCCAGATCCTGGAAACCGGGCTTGACCATGCGATGCCGGCGCCGGATGTCCCAAAGCCTGAGGATCTGGCGAGCGCGGCAGAGCTGCGCGAGCGGTTCGGATCTCTCGTGCCCGACGCCATGCGCCGTTGGTTCGAGAGCACCAACCGCGCGATCGAGATCCGTCCGGTCGATCCGCTGCGCTATCTGGGGCGGGGGGCGCCGACGCCAGCGCAATATGTGTGGCTGAAAGCGGCGAAGCGGCTGCCCGACGATCAAGCAATCCACAATGCCGTGCTCGCCTATCTCTCCGACATGAGTCTCCTCGATACGGCGCTCGTGGCCCATAAGCGCACGCTTTTCGATCCCGATCTCCAAGTCGCCAGCCTCGATCACGCACTTTGGTTCCATCGGCCGTTTCGCGCCGATGAATGGTTGCTCTATGCGCAGGACAGCCCGAATACCGGCGGCGCCCGTGGTCTCACCCGCGGTCTGATCTACGCCCATGACGGCAGCCTCGTCGCCTCGGTCGCGCAGGAAGGCTTGATCCGTCTCCGACGTCCGTCGGCTTGAGCCGATCGGCCGGAACGCCCGCGATGTTGCGTTGCAGCGGTTGACTCTGCCTATTTTAGCGGCCGAGGTGG
The window above is part of the Methylovirgula sp. HY1 genome. Proteins encoded here:
- a CDS encoding ABC transporter permease, which produces MDEAIDLPPRAEGPSFMRRLLRRKSAIASLVGLFGLALAALVGPWFYPHPYDRVYRDFVLVAPSFAAHPTIRETVAALDDFSQRMHVAIIQSSVGQKAVTIELAAEKPIDERLLRYFTHSDIFMPAHVVARADAGRKLSLYLPLRRFVFPCGTDSNGRDLLARIFIALRISLAVGLLATLVALSLGVAYGGIAGYVGGRLDLAMMRLVEILYALPFIFFVILLTVFLGRNFILIFVAIGAVEWLDMARIVRGETLSVKRRDYVAAAEALGAGPAAIFWRHVLPNMLAPIAAFLTLLVPRVILAESFVSFLGLGVQEPLTSLGLLIADGARMIQSAPYLLIFPALVLALTLAALNILGDALTQAVEGHSQ
- a CDS encoding ABC transporter permease, with translation MLRHSLARLAASIATLLAVVAIAFILMHLAPGGPFDAERAIDPQTLQHLKALYGLDRPLPQQFGFYLWGLLHGDLGPSLRWRDFTVAALFARALPVSLTLGGEALIVALFGGVALGLIAAVRRHGLAARAVGAFALLAIAVPSFVIAPLLQLIFGLTLRSLPVGGWNDGAWQNQVLPVATLALPQMAVIARLLTAALGDVLRAPSISTLRAFGLPGRVVYAHALRGAFLPVLSYLGPMAANLLTGSVVVETVFGIPGIGRYFVFAALGRDYTLVLGTVIVVAALVIVFNVFVDVLYGWIDPRVRQD
- a CDS encoding Spy/CpxP family protein refolding chaperone; the protein is MVRETTSILVAAFALCFESALVSGAIFPVSALAHESHGGSHGKGGGKGGGKFGKTHFGGLHFTGQRFGTAHMAGRDHGVLKHSATAADAPGAMALAPNRPAAAPRFRAIRGLEPRGFNRNAFGDTWKWNHWARVHWGAGWNYWGSGWGYWTGSVFSPFLYGDALSFALWPDALYDSFFAYGPDYLLASIFSPGPLYGATEEASYPLFDVYGYPPDAKNYYGYYRRRQHRRHAAAAADSASPAADCSGLAPGIASLPIDRIKRAIRATPQQTEMLTQLGTASTRAETILQGSCPSTPPLTPVGRLDAVATRLHAMIQAIGFLRTPLTTLDESLDDKQRERLATLGGRSKYRHAGVAMSQAPARDLAALCKKQATGFTLLPVQRIEDIVTPTAAQKSAFEALKSASTTAAANLDASCPGDVPETLAGRLDAVVNRLNALAEAVSIVKPPLTKFYATLSDEQKARFNVIGGIQDTNAPTQEH
- a CDS encoding class I SAM-dependent methyltransferase, with translation MNFYDRFILPPLLDFAMRQSQLLAYRQAVVPVARGRVLEIGIGSGLNLPIYSGDVELVGLDPSEHLLAMARVRAAETRTKVDLLQASAISIPLEDAAVDAVVMTWSLCSIADPLAALAEMRRVLKPGGALFFVEHGLSPEPSVAKWQHRLTPLWRHVAGGCHLDRKVDDLVRGAGFVISELHKDYAQGPRPLTFMYEGRAWAPGKP
- a CDS encoding carbohydrate porin, which translates into the protein MLFLSLNARIWKYRDWSLAVPAAAILAVAATSPALAQSVAPATATPPTAGTAQANNPAPAQSDSLWTRDKLLGDLGGVRSALAAKGVSFNVLETSEVLGNPSGGIRQGAIYEGATLMSLSVDTQKLLSFPDGTFYASAYQIHGRGLTANNLDNLNVVSSIEAPPSTRLFELRYDQSFFDGKASIRVGQLAADQEFLISQYGAFFVNSGFGWPTLAALDLPEGGPAYPLATPGIRLKVQPTDQLTLLAAVFNGNPEDNGSGTSFRVNKGVFAITEAQYAINGGDHPIGLPGTYKAGVWYNSNASADQRQVYEGLPLSDPAASDASLYHSGNWSAYAVADQMVYRVPGTKDQGLGLFFRFMGAPSDRNLVDFDLYTGANYKGIIPGRPDDVAGAGLIYTRVSNQTTQLDMEPGLYSGGGYPNGRSETVLELTYQIQMAPWWTLQPDFQYVFNPGGSLPNPNDPAQPIADATVFGLRTTIQF
- a CDS encoding CynX/NimT family MFS transporter; this encodes MPRLHADLHLTESGVGLLSSLPPLLFSIAAIPGALLIARFGIKATLLVGLLLNALAAAGRGAVPDSGFLYAATIVMAAGVSVMQPALPPLVRTWFPHRIGFATAIYTNGLLVGEILAAALTIPFVLPLVGDSWRLSLMVWALPVVATALLVLTARRPMTAPKSARATTGAAWWPDWKHPLIWRLGILLGSVNALYFVANAFLPDYMIAAGRPDLIGSALTALNLFQLPASVLMFALAGRLATRPWAYVATGALSFLSIIGIMTMSGLWIVAWSALLGFANATTLILVLALPSILSASEDVPRTSAGMFTISYSCAMAVSLVSGWLWEWTRLPVMGFVPIALCAVLILLLAATVRHAGRGAESAGIATSARTSTE
- the trxA gene encoding thioredoxin, whose product is MAQQAAQDATLTGGREGGTPIIKDTETATFGVDVLTESAHQPVLVDFWAPWCEPCKQLTPVLEKVVKSAGGKVKLVKMNIDEHPQIAERLGVRSIPAIIAFQKSQPIDGFMGALPESQIRGFIERLVGPLGDGTEQLAEAEAALAKGEAASALEVFSNLLSQDPADVVALGGLIRSYVALQDMETAESLLAGIPPVIAKDPAIVAARAALENAIQAASVGDLSELAVLLLSEPDNHKARLDLAVALNALGRREEAADALLEIVKRDRGWNDDGGRKQLLQFFEAWGGMDPATITARRKLSSLLFS
- a CDS encoding LON peptidase substrate-binding domain-containing protein; the encoded protein is MAMNNPYSAPEEVPSVIAVFPLTGALLLPRGELPLNIFEPRYLAMIDDAMRSHRVIGMIQPEENAAYRDTPGLLTVGCAGRITQIAETGDGRYHLTLTGISRFRIVEEIVAMTPYRQCRIDFSDFHTDFTPRVGENAVDRESVLRTLRDFAEANQLQIDWTSIHEAPNEALVNALSMMSPYGPKEKQALLEAPDLKARAEVLVAITEIELARGKNASSPLQ
- a CDS encoding Trm112 family protein; this translates as MSEKEQKPRASEATSEPLRIDPRLLEILVCPVTKTTLEYDAPHQELISRAAKLAYPIRDGIPIMLPEEARNIDD
- the tesB gene encoding acyl-CoA thioesterase II; this encodes MADAIDGLTQILDLETIEDNIFRGHSPQVGWQRVFGGLVVAQALVAATRTVNARPPHSLHGYFMLPGDPSVPIVYEVDRIRDGASFTTRRCNAIQHGRAIFSLSASFQILETGLDHAMPAPDVPKPEDLASAAELRERFGSLVPDAMRRWFESTNRAIEIRPVDPLRYLGRGAPTPAQYVWLKAAKRLPDDQAIHNAVLAYLSDMSLLDTALVAHKRTLFDPDLQVASLDHALWFHRPFRADEWLLYAQDSPNTGGARGLTRGLIYAHDGSLVASVAQEGLIRLRRPSA